From Myxocyprinus asiaticus isolate MX2 ecotype Aquarium Trade chromosome 49, UBuf_Myxa_2, whole genome shotgun sequence, a single genomic window includes:
- the LOC127438408 gene encoding tight junction protein ZO-3-like isoform X2, producing MEVRFKGEKTDMEEMTIWEQHTVTLTKDSKVGFGFAVSGGLDKPNPVSGDSAVVVSDVIPSGPAMGRLQTRDQIVMVNGVSMEKVTSLYTIQNLRNCGKTVNITVKRPRTIQIPMSNRPTRSASQSNILDDERPKGRERRGSDTDRNRRARSVTPERNGHDLPIMSGFKRLPNQDMQEKPIRATLIKKKPTDEYGMKLGSQIFIKHMTPTGLASKEGTLQEGDLVLKINGMTTENLSLLETKHLVEKSRGKLTMLVLRDDRKFLVSIPEVEDSPQNSADERREDSSSELEDLDSDGPTNRTSRPRDRRSRRNRADPPLLSKPRDSPPLRSTLTRPPAQLVPPRRVPSESESDRSNSPLPSRHDTLDNRDRYKVLSGISTLPNPRASPVTQNWNTSTASRPRKAVSESDSDRSASPPPRRQSPKPENPSRYKVLPNLPPPGLKSSSVMSQDIPRRMASPYRPPPRDASESESEDSTEPPRRRGTPASQESHNRYRAMPEVMAVPPVEPSKWAKPSVPVQRAPSESESEASYSSPPPPQSTVSKNSRAIQGVEIQAPIINSRQEPPLRAAPARPPHEDSSESERAPSPPRRSDSPGRSSDRSFPRANSTLRSNASIPNHTKLNSKPVEEPLYSLPPDAVPTPNLGYSSDQNHVSFVKEGNVGLRLVGGNDVGIFVGGVQPNSPAQKEGMKEGDQILEVNGMDFNHLTREEAAMYLMNIRAGDRIDIRTQNKMDIYKKILKSSLGDSFYIRTHFDHVAESSIGLSFTRGEVFRVVDTMHRGKLGTWLAVRMGNDLHELDKGTIPNQTRAETLASMEQAQRISAAERQASGPRAEFWKLRGLRGAKKNTRRTRDDLLQLTIQGKFPAYEKVLLREANFKRPIVILGPLNDIANEKLAREMPDDFEVAEMVPRGGNESSSSVIKLDTVRRIAEQEKHPLLDITPTAVERLNYIQYHPMVLFLDPRSRKDVKAMRQKYMPDSNKSSRRLYAQALKLRKHYSHLFSARIDLQSSSNMWYDVLKDKIRVQQAKPVWVSEVTLEGGGDEELDALSRSHNSDYLSGASDYEDTDGEPFTDGEAYTDNEELEEPTESISRHRSALARSSEPATGQNHSPKPPYDPEPYLEEEPEYTLPPEVPSILHVPEPWSLRLASNNPQQQDDVPSQHSFTDSDFSTTELTVPPAPSDVPPDFRAPDPTGLTADTPPPLSAIEDKLQQTRMAEPERKPSPAFIVLAHHEAMQMRRTQIRGSDSDSDNNDAERDDNDYDDDDDEADDIEWGPATEL from the exons AAAACAGACATGGAGGAGATGACGATATGGGAGCAGCACACAGTCACGTTAACGAAA GACTCCAAGGTTGGTTTCGGTTTTGCTGTCTCAGGTGGGCTAGACAAGCCCAATCCGGTAAGTGGTGACTCAGCCGTGGTGGTCTCCGATGTGATTCCCAGTGGACCCGCCATGGGCCGGCTTCA GACACGGGATCAGATAGTTATGGTGAATGGAGTTTCAATGGAGAAGGTCACCTCACTGTATACTATTCAGAATCTGAGAAATTGTGGGAAAACAGTGAACATT ACTGTCAAGAGACCACGCACAATTCAGATCCCCATGAGCAACAGACCTACTCGTTCTGCCTCTCAATCCAACATATTAGATGATGAAAGACCCAAGGGACGGGAACGGCGTGGCTCCGATACTGATCGCAATCGACGAGCTCGAAGTGTGACACCTGAACGTAACGGTCACGACCTGCCTATCATGTCCGGCTTCAAAAGGCTGCCCAATCAGGACATGCAAGAAAAACCAATCAGAGCGACCCTGATCAAGAAAAAACCCACAGATG AGTACGGAATGAAGTTGGGGAGCCAGATCTTCATTAAGCACATGACACCCACCGGTCTGGCTTCCAAAGAGGGGACCCTGCAGGAAGGAGATCTTGTTCTGAAG ATTAATGGCATGACGACAGAAAACCTTTCCTTGCTGGAGACCAAACACTTGGTAGAGAAGTCTAGGGGTAAACTGACCATGCTGGTGTTGAGGGATGACAGGAAGTTTCTGGTCAGCATTCCAGAGGTGGAGGACAGTCCTCAAAACAGTGCGGACGAGAGGCGAGAAGACAGCAGCTCAGAGCTGGAGG ATCTGGATTCAGATGGCCCCACAAATAGAACATCCCGTCCAAGGGATCGCCGCTCTCGCAG AAATCGCGCTGATCCTCCTCTACTCTCAAAACCGCGGGATTCTCCACCTTTGCGTTCGACGCTCACACGACCGCCAGCCCAGTTAGTGCCCCCGCGCAGAG TTCCTTCAGAGTctgaatcggaccgcagcaactCACCTCTACCATCAAGACATGACACTCTTGATAACAGAGACAGATataa GGTTCTCTCAGGGATCTCCACACTGCCAAACCCTCGAGCTTCACCTGTTACACAGAACTGGAACACATCCACTGCCTCACGACCACGCAAAG CTGTTTCTGAGTCCGATTCAGACCGGAGTGCCTCCCCACCCCCGAGACGCCAGAGTCCCAAACCTGAAAATCCCTCCAGATACAA GGTGCTCCCCAATCTTCCCCCACCTGGTTTGAAGTCTTCCTCTGTTATGTCTCAGGATATCCCTCGCCGCATGGCTTCACCTTATAGACCACCACCCAGAG ATGCATCAGAATCTGAATCCGAAGATAGTACTGAACCTCCACGCAGACGGGGCACTCCAGCCAGCCAGGAGTCCCACAATAGATACAG ggCAATGCCTGAGGTCATGGCAGTCCCTCCAGTGGAACCCTCAAAATGGGCGAAACCCTCAGTGCCTGTACAGAGAG CTCCCTCAGAGTCTGAATCAGAAGCTAGTTACAGCTCTCCTCCACCACCCCAGTCTACAGTCAGTAAAAACTCTAGAGCCATACAGGG AGTAGAAATTCAAGCACCGATCATCAACAGCAGACAAGAGCCTCCACTCAGAGCAGCACCGGCCAGACCTCCACATGAAG ATTCCTCTGAATCAGAAAGGGCTCCCTCACCTCCCAGGAGATCAGACAGTCCTGGCCGCAGCAGTGATCGCAG TTTTCCACGTGCTAACAGCACTCTCCGTTCTAACGCGTCCATTCCCAACCACACCAAACTCAACT CTAAACCTGTAGAGGAGCCTTTGTATTCCCTCCCACCAGACGCAGTGCCTACGCCAAACCTGGG GTACAGCTCGGATCAGAACCATGTGAGCTTTGTGAAAGAGGGTAATGTTGGGTTGAGATTGGTGGGAGGAAATGACGTCGGCATCTTTGTTGGTGGCGTCCAACCCAACAGTCCAGCCCAGAAGGAAGGCATGAAAGAGGGTGATCAGATACTGGAG GTAAATGGCATGGATTTTAACCACTTAACCAGAGAGGAAGCAGCTATGTATCTTATGAACATCCGTGCTGGGGACCGTATCGATATCCGGACTCAGAATAAAATGGACA TCTACAAGAAGATCTTGAAGTCTAGCCTGGGTGACTCCTTCTACATCCGTACACATTTTGACCATGTGGCGGAGAGCAGCATTGGCCTGAGTTTCACCAGAGGCGAGGTGTTCAGAGTGGTGGACACCATGCACCGTGGGAAGCTAGGAACTTGGCTAGCTGTGCGCATGGGCAATGACTTGCATGAGTTAGACAAAGGCACTATTCCTAACCAGACCAG GGCTGAAACTTTGGCCAGTATGGAGCAGGCACAGAGAATTAGTGCGGCCGAGCGCCAGGCATCCGGTCCCAGAGCTGAATTCTGGAAGCTACGGGGTCTCAGAGGGGCCAAGAAGAACACCAGAAGAACTCGTGATGACCTGCTACAGTTGACAATTCAGGGCAAATTTCCAGCTTATGAGAAGGTCCTTTTGAGAGAGG cCAATTTCAAGCGGCCTATCGTCATTTTGGGTCCTCTGAATGACATCGCCAATGAGAAGCTGGCCAGAGAAATGCCTGATGATTTTGAAGTTGCAG AAATGGTACCCAGGGGTGGAAATGAGAGTTCATCCAGTGTCATCAAACTGGACACAGTGAGGCGGATAGCAGAGCAG GAAAAGCATCCCCTGCTGGACATCACTCCAACTGCAGTGGAGAGGTTGAATTATATTCAATACCATCCCATGGTGCTTTTTTTGGATCCTCGCAGTCGGAAAGATGTGAAGGCCATGAGGCAAAAATACATGCCGGACTCCAACAAGAGCTCTCGACGCCTCTATGCTCAGGCCTTAAAGCTCAGGAAACACTACAGTCATCTATTTTCTG CACGCATTGATCTACAGTCTAGTTCTAACATGTGGTATGACGTTCTGAAAGACAAGATTCGGGTGCAGCAGGCTAAACCAGTCTGGGTTTCAGAAGTCACG TTGGAAGGAGGCGGCGACGAAGAGCTTGACGCACTGAGCCGCTCACACAACTCTGACTACCTCAGCGGTGCCAGCGATTACGAGGACACCGACGGCGAGCCCTTCACTGACGGCGAAGCCTACACAGACAACGAAGAGCTGGAAGAGCCCACCGAAAGCATCAGCAGACACCGCAGTGCGCTGGCCCGTTCCTCGGAGCCCGCTACTGGGCAGAACCACAGCCCTAAGCCTCCCTATGACCCAGAGCCATACCTGGAGGAAGAACCCGAGTACACCCTGCCTCCTGAAGTACCTTCTATCCTTCATGTTCCTGAGCCCTGGTCTTTACGCCTCGCCTCCAATAACCCACAACAACAGGACGACGTCCCCTCCCAGCACAGCTTCACCGATTCAGACTTCAGTACCACTGAGCTGACCGTGCCACCGGCACCCTCCGACGTGCCGCCCGACTTCAGGGCACCAGACCCCACAGGACTCACTGCAGATACCCCTCCACCACTGTCAGCCATAGAGGATAAACTACAACAG ACCCGTATGGCAGAACCTGAAAGGAAGCCTTCTCCTGCATTCATAGT ATTGGCCCATCATGAAGCCATGCAGATGCGGAGGACGCAAATCAGAGGAAGTGACAGTGACAGTGACAATAATGATGCCGAAAGAGATGATAATGAttatgatgacgatgatgatgaagctGATGATATTGAGTGGGGACCAGCTACGGAGCTCTAA